A window from Theobroma cacao cultivar B97-61/B2 chromosome 3, Criollo_cocoa_genome_V2, whole genome shotgun sequence encodes these proteins:
- the LOC18605139 gene encoding uncharacterized protein LOC18605139, translated as MDPILMQKFQAIKKSKKCKKQQLLDKFFLYTVIAFTSSVFCSSPFWFPYLCSSMKGFLFISLPKMSSILYSPKLLFLVGNLIVVLLIGESRFFAAGPSLPGDAYYDEYVDRSRSLRNSSTLELKKEQKMEPSDQENLKRTCQVGGKVVSVTGRLVEEIKEVKREKEASGGEHELILPTEELKKRADDFIARVNRQRRLEARLLLN; from the coding sequence ATGGACCCTATCTTGATGCAAAAGTTTCAAGCCATCAAGAAATCCAAGAAGTGTAAGAAGCAGCAGCTTCTTGACAAATTTTTTCTCTACACTGTCATAGCATTTACTAGCAGTGTATTCTGTTCCAGCCCTTTTTGGTTCCCCTACTTGTGTTCCTCAATGAAGGGCTTTCTCTTCATCTCTCTACCAAAGATGAGTTCAATCTTATACAGCCCCAAGCTTTTGTTCCTCGTAGGCAACCTTATTGTTGTTCTCCTCATTGGAGAATCCAGGTTTTTTGCTGCGGGGCCTTCTCTTCCAGGGGATGCGTACTATGATGAGTACGTTGATCGAAGTCGAAGCCTTCGAAATTCTTCCACCCTGGAACTCAAGAAAGAGCAGAAAATGGAACCGTCTGATCAAGAGAATTTGAAGAGGACTTGCCAAGTTGGAGGCAAAGTGGTGTCAGTAACAGGAAGACTGGTTGAGGAAATTAAAGAAGTaaagagggaaaaagaagCTTCAGGAGGAGAACATGAGCTTATTTTGCCTACTgaagaattgaagaaaaggGCTGATGATTTCATTGCAAGGGTCAACAGGCAAAGAAGGCTTGAAGCTAGATTACTACTTAATTAG
- the LOC18605140 gene encoding 11-beta-hydroxysteroid dehydrogenase 1B: MDLIHKFLNLVAPWFTFFSLCLFLPPFYLFKFFLATLGSFFSENVSGKVVIITGASSGIGEHLAYEYGRRGARLALTARREKSLQEVADRAHDLGSPDVITIRADVSNVDDCQRLVEETVNHFGRLDHLVNNAGITSVCMFEGAPPDMTNFRAVMDTNFWGSVYTTRFAVPHLRNSKGKIVVLSSANSWLPEPRTSVYNASKAALAAFFDTLRIELGQDVTITIVTPGHIESEITRDKHLSKEGKMEVEQDMRDVQVSAIPVASVSECAQAIVNSACRGDRSLTQPSWYSATCLWKLFFPEVIEWGCRLFYLTSPGVPHQEAPSKKILDLTAGEKKVLYPSTIQSPEIKTD, from the exons ATGGATCTTATTCACAAGTTTCTGAACCTCGTAGCTCCTTGGTTCACCTTCTTCTCTTTATGCTTATTCTTACCACCATTTTATCTCTTTAAATTCTTCCTCGCCACCTTAGGCTCCTTTTTTAGCGAAAACGTGTCCGGAAAAGTTGTCATCATAACAGGTGCTTCTTCAGGCATAGGAGAG CATTTGGCTTATGAGTACGGTAGAAGAGGAGCCCGCTTAGCTCTCACAGCACGAAGAGAGAAATCGCTGCAAGAAGTTGCTGATAGAGCGCATGATTTGGGATCTCCTGATGTTATAACAATTCGTGCAGATGTTTCAAACGTTGATGACTGTCAGCGACTTGTTGAGGAAACTGTCAATCATTTTGGGAGAT TGGACCATCTGGTGAATAATGCTGGTATAACTTCAGTCTGCATGTTTGAAGGTGCACCTCCAGATATGACTAATTTCAGAGCTGTAATG GACACAAATTTCTGGGGTTCAGTTTACACCACCCGCTTCGCAGTGCCACACCTCAGAAATAGCAAAGGCAAGATCGTTGTCTTGTCCTCCGCTAATTCATGGTTGCCTGAACCGAGAACAAGCGTCTACAAT GCAAGCAAAGCAGCATTGGCTGCCTTTTTCGATACATTAAGGATTGAACTCGGACAAGATGTTACGATAACGATTGTGACACCCGGGCACATAGAGTCTGAAATTACCCGAGACAAACACCTTTCGAAGGAAGGCAAAATGGAAGTAGAGCAAGACATGAGAGAT GTTCAAGTGAGCGCAATTCCTGTTGCATCAGTTAGCGAATGCGCCCAGGCAATTGTGAACAGCGCGTGCAGGGGAGACAGGTCCTTGACACAGCCATCATGGTACAGCGCCACCTGCCTGTGGAAATTATTTTTCCCTGAGGTGATCGAATGGGGTTGCAGATTATTCTATCTCACAAGTCCAGGGGTTCCACACCAGGAAGCCCCTAGCAAGAAGATTTTGGACCTCACCGCTGGAGAAAAGAAAGTTCTTTACCCGTCTACCATCCAGTCCCCGGAGATCAAGACAGATTGA